The following proteins come from a genomic window of Planctomycetota bacterium:
- a CDS encoding bifunctional precorrin-2 dehydrogenase/sirohydrochlorin ferrochelatase produces the protein MTESRFAYPIVLNLFGRRALVVGGGEVALRKARALADAGARVRVVAPKLVAGFTEDGRFECLAVRYEKRHLEGALVAVAATDDEAVNRRIAEDARVAGVLVNVVDRPELCDFIVPAQVRRVDLLIAISPSGAAPSRARRLRERLEKEFGPEYATLLEVLREVREDLKQRNLAPEVRRRLFERLTEDDLVAAARRGTEALRTTVAAEVAKAIAKTRA, from the coding sequence ATGACCGAATCGCGTTTCGCCTATCCGATTGTGTTGAATCTTTTCGGCCGCCGGGCGCTGGTGGTGGGCGGCGGGGAGGTGGCGCTGCGGAAGGCCCGCGCCCTGGCCGACGCCGGAGCGCGCGTTCGCGTCGTCGCGCCGAAACTCGTGGCCGGCTTTACCGAGGACGGGCGCTTCGAGTGCCTCGCAGTTCGCTATGAGAAGCGGCACCTCGAAGGGGCGCTCGTCGCCGTCGCCGCGACGGACGACGAGGCGGTCAACCGCCGCATCGCCGAAGACGCGCGGGTGGCCGGCGTCCTGGTGAACGTCGTGGACCGGCCGGAGTTGTGCGACTTCATCGTCCCCGCGCAGGTGAGGCGAGTGGATCTCCTGATCGCCATTTCGCCGAGCGGCGCGGCGCCGAGCCGGGCGCGGCGGCTGCGGGAGCGCCTCGAAAAAGAGTTCGGCCCGGAGTACGCGACGCTTCTTGAGGTCTTGCGCGAGGTGCGTGAGGACTTGAAGCAGCGGAATCTTGCGCCGGAGGTTCGCCGGCGGCTCTTTGAACGATTGACGGAGGACGACCTCGTCGCCGCCGCACGGCGGGGCACGGAGGCCCTCCGCACGACCGTTGCCGCAGAGGTGGCGAAGGCGATCGCCAAGACGCGGGCGTGA